One window of the Arthrobacter sp. zg-Y919 genome contains the following:
- a CDS encoding anti-sigma factor produces MQHLPPEALALCALGEAGPEEAAHLDSCTECTTEVTALQRVVTAGRAPAAPEGLPRPPSQVWAGIHDRLGLSDAVRTDPFEAAPWNQAPPVEAPPTAGASPVPLDSVRKRRERRRLPQILGAAAAAVVLAAAGTWGISRIVADRSETIAAVDLDPLPAYSESGRAEVDQRSDGGRELVVTATGSGAQGFREVWLIAPDVERMVSLGTMEGTEGRFTIPANLDLDEYPIVDISDEPFDGNPTHSGDSILRGVLDP; encoded by the coding sequence ATGCAGCATCTGCCACCTGAAGCGCTGGCCCTGTGCGCCCTGGGCGAGGCCGGGCCGGAAGAGGCTGCCCATCTCGACAGCTGCACCGAATGCACCACCGAGGTCACTGCACTGCAGCGGGTTGTAACCGCTGGAAGGGCACCGGCCGCACCGGAGGGACTCCCCCGGCCGCCGTCGCAGGTCTGGGCCGGCATCCATGACCGGCTTGGGCTCAGTGATGCCGTCCGCACTGATCCCTTTGAGGCGGCACCCTGGAATCAAGCCCCGCCGGTCGAAGCGCCGCCCACCGCTGGGGCTTCCCCGGTACCGCTGGATTCCGTCCGGAAGCGGCGGGAGAGGCGGCGGCTGCCTCAGATCCTCGGCGCTGCGGCCGCGGCGGTGGTGCTGGCTGCCGCCGGCACCTGGGGCATCTCGCGCATTGTGGCGGACCGGAGCGAAACCATCGCCGCGGTGGACCTGGATCCTTTGCCCGCGTACTCGGAATCGGGGCGCGCGGAGGTGGACCAGCGGTCCGACGGCGGCCGCGAGCTGGTCGTCACGGCAACCGGTTCCGGTGCGCAGGGGTTCCGCGAGGTGTGGCTGATCGCCCCCGACGTCGAGCGGATGGTTAGCCTCGGGACGATGGAGGGGACGGAAGGCCGGTTCACCATCCCGGCTAACCTTGACCTCGATGAGTACCCAATTGTTGACATCTCCGACGAGCCTTTTGACGGCAACCCCACGCACTCCGGGGATTCGATCCTCCGCGGCGTCCTTGACCCCTAG
- a CDS encoding RNA polymerase sigma factor, with product MPTGAPENDAAMDSAFAAGDEAALAEAYRRFSPLIRALALRRLLDPGAADDAVQEVFIRAWKYRDSYAPDRSTLAAWLVGIGRNVAAGMAMARARSSETLMETPETGRTQVPPAGPDPDGVADRVVLDAELARLGEPQGSILRLAFHEDLTHQQISETLKLPLGTVKSHIRRSLVQLRQRLEVSDAASAT from the coding sequence ATGCCCACGGGAGCGCCAGAGAACGACGCCGCGATGGACTCTGCCTTCGCGGCGGGGGACGAAGCAGCGCTGGCCGAGGCCTACCGCCGCTTCTCACCCCTGATCCGCGCGCTGGCGCTGCGCAGGCTGCTCGATCCGGGCGCTGCCGACGACGCCGTTCAGGAAGTGTTCATCCGGGCCTGGAAGTACCGGGACAGCTACGCACCTGACCGATCCACCCTGGCCGCCTGGCTGGTCGGGATCGGACGGAACGTGGCCGCCGGCATGGCCATGGCAAGGGCCCGTTCCTCGGAGACCCTGATGGAAACCCCGGAGACCGGACGGACCCAGGTTCCACCCGCCGGCCCGGATCCCGATGGTGTGGCGGACCGTGTGGTCCTTGACGCCGAACTGGCCAGGCTCGGGGAACCACAGGGTTCCATCCTCCGCCTGGCCTTCCACGAAGACCTGACACATCAGCAGATATCGGAAACACTGAAACTCCCGTTGGGTACCGTAAAGAGCCACATCCGAAGAAGTCTTGTCCAACTCCGGCAGCGATTGGAGGTCAGCGATGCAGCATCTGCCACCTGA
- a CDS encoding class F sortase: MPLTPLRRFAAAATLSAAVLAGTAACGGTPEAESPPTSISAAPTSAPPSAPSGAPSAEIPVRPAVPTPAEEVPEPVRVSVEGTGIELEVIPVGQETNGAMTLPDNHYQAGWYRYGPAPGSSRGAAVLAAHVDSRTEALPIADLDDVPAGTPVTVTRSDGTVLRYTTEKVQNIPKASLDEFNLFDRDGAPRLELVTCGGKWLESEGDYEDNVVLTAVPVP; encoded by the coding sequence ATGCCCCTTACCCCCCTGCGGCGGTTCGCAGCAGCGGCCACTCTCTCTGCGGCCGTCCTTGCCGGAACTGCGGCGTGCGGCGGCACCCCCGAAGCCGAATCGCCGCCCACCTCCATTTCGGCGGCGCCAACATCCGCCCCGCCGTCGGCGCCGTCCGGAGCCCCCTCCGCTGAGATACCCGTGCGGCCGGCCGTACCCACCCCTGCGGAAGAGGTTCCCGAGCCCGTCCGGGTGAGCGTGGAGGGAACCGGCATTGAGCTGGAGGTCATCCCCGTGGGCCAGGAAACGAATGGAGCCATGACGCTGCCGGACAACCATTACCAGGCCGGTTGGTACCGCTACGGTCCGGCACCCGGCTCCTCCCGCGGAGCGGCGGTGCTGGCAGCGCATGTGGATTCCCGGACCGAAGCACTTCCCATCGCTGACTTGGACGATGTTCCTGCCGGCACCCCCGTCACCGTGACCCGCAGCGACGGAACGGTCCTGCGCTACACCACCGAGAAGGTGCAGAACATTCCCAAGGCCTCACTCGACGAATTCAACCTCTTTGACCGCGACGGCGCGCCGCGGCTGGAACTGGTTACCTGCGGCGGGAAATGGCTGGAATCCGAGGGTGACTATGAAGACAACGTTGTGCTTACCGCCGTACCCGTACCATAG
- a CDS encoding DUF4397 domain-containing protein, with amino-acid sequence MRKTATALTALGLGTAAAFSAVPASAADTDMAKLSVLHGVPDTPVDVYVNGTLTLDDFMPGELAGPLDLPGGNYQLAITAADATDASAPIIGPVSADLAAGGNYTATANLDASGSPTANLFTNDTSAVEAGKSRLTVRHVAAAPAVDVLAGGTPVISGLTNPNEKALTVDAGTVSASVAAAGTTTPVIGPADLALAEGTNTIVYAWGSLEAGNLALATQTIEGMHSAPHAVPGAMEQVAQSGDDQALTAAAAAGGVALLALGAALLRRRSAVSGS; translated from the coding sequence ATGCGCAAGACCGCTACCGCTCTTACGGCCCTCGGCCTAGGTACCGCCGCAGCCTTCTCCGCTGTACCGGCATCGGCAGCCGACACGGATATGGCAAAACTGTCGGTACTGCACGGCGTACCGGACACCCCGGTGGACGTGTACGTCAACGGCACGCTTACCCTGGACGACTTCATGCCCGGTGAACTTGCCGGGCCGCTGGACCTGCCCGGCGGGAACTACCAGCTCGCCATCACCGCCGCCGATGCCACGGATGCATCCGCCCCGATCATCGGCCCGGTATCTGCGGATCTGGCAGCGGGAGGAAACTACACCGCCACGGCCAACCTCGATGCCTCGGGCAGCCCGACGGCGAATTTGTTCACCAATGACACATCGGCCGTCGAAGCGGGCAAGTCCCGTCTGACCGTCCGGCACGTAGCGGCCGCTCCCGCCGTCGATGTCCTGGCCGGTGGAACGCCGGTCATCTCCGGCCTGACCAACCCCAATGAGAAGGCGCTGACAGTCGACGCCGGAACAGTCTCCGCGTCGGTCGCCGCGGCGGGCACCACGACGCCGGTGATCGGTCCGGCGGACCTGGCCCTGGCCGAAGGTACGAACACGATTGTCTATGCGTGGGGCTCACTTGAAGCGGGGAACCTGGCCCTCGCCACCCAGACCATCGAGGGGATGCACTCCGCACCCCACGCGGTGCCGGGTGCCATGGAGCAGGTCGCCCAGTCCGGGGATGACCAGGCCCTGACGGCGGCTGCTGCCGCCGGCGGCGTTGCACTGCTCGCCCTGGGCGCCGCCCTGCTCCGCCGCCGTTCCGCGGTCAGCGGCAGCTAG
- the ssb gene encoding single-stranded DNA-binding protein: MTDTITLRGYVATDIRRNTTDNGLAVASFRMCTTERRYDRDTGSWLDGQTNWYAVSLFRQLATNAAFSIHKGDRVVVTGRLRLRQWATEDGRSGTSADIDADTVGHDLMWGTANFRRTLSAGTDGSAGDRGEGGDRGRDSAGVGGTAGDPDLDGSLGRLDPLTGELLDPTGEGSADEDSSDESRTVGPGEEVLTTGDEREPAVTPY; this comes from the coding sequence ATGACCGACACCATTACGCTCCGGGGCTACGTCGCCACCGATATCCGCCGGAACACCACCGACAACGGGCTCGCGGTGGCCAGCTTCCGGATGTGCACGACGGAACGCCGTTATGACCGCGACACCGGGAGTTGGCTGGACGGGCAGACAAATTGGTATGCCGTCAGTCTTTTTCGCCAGCTCGCCACCAATGCCGCGTTCAGCATCCATAAGGGCGACCGGGTGGTGGTGACCGGGCGGCTGCGCCTGCGGCAATGGGCCACGGAGGACGGCCGAAGCGGCACCAGCGCGGACATCGATGCAGACACGGTGGGCCACGACTTGATGTGGGGGACGGCCAATTTCCGCCGCACCCTGTCCGCCGGAACGGACGGATCCGCAGGGGATCGGGGCGAGGGCGGGGACCGGGGCCGGGACAGTGCAGGCGTCGGCGGAACCGCGGGCGACCCTGACCTCGATGGGTCCCTGGGCCGGCTGGACCCGCTGACCGGGGAGCTGCTCGATCCCACCGGAGAAGGCAGCGCCGATGAAGACAGCAGCGATGAAAGCCGCACCGTCGGACCCGGGGAAGAGGTCTTAACGACCGGGGACGAGCGCGAACCGGCCGTCACACCGTATTAG